From Lacerta agilis isolate rLacAgi1 chromosome Z, rLacAgi1.pri, whole genome shotgun sequence, the proteins below share one genomic window:
- the LOC117040442 gene encoding erythrocyte band 7 integral membrane protein-like yields MRVQDRREVARINGNSNGDIGACGWILVFFSFLLFLVTFPLSAFICFEIVMEYQRAVIFRLGHIRKGGAKGPGIYFILPCIDYVVTVDMRTVSFDIPPQEILTKDSVTVLVDGVVYYRVHNAILSVTNITLADSATRLLAQTTLRNVLGTKNLSQILSDREEIAHSMQATLDEATDDWGIKVERVEIKDVKLPIQLQRAMAAEAEATREARAKVIAAEGERNASLALKEAALVIAESPAALQLRYLQTLTTIAAEKNSTIVFPLPLDMLQCLAGTKR; encoded by the exons ATGAGAGTCCAGGATAGGCGGGAGGTCGCCAGGATAAACG GGAACTCCAACGGAGACATTGGGGCATGTGGCTGGATCCTGGTCTTCTTTTCGTTCTTGCTCTTCCTTGTGACCTTTCCCTTGTCTGCATTTATCTGCTTTGAG ATTGTCATGGAATATCAGCGAGCTGTCATCTTTAGACTAGGACACATCCGAAAAGGAGGTGCAAAAGGCCCAG GTATCTATTTCATCCTGCCCTGCATAGACTATGTTGTCACAGTGGACATGAGGACTGTGTCATTTGATATACCTCCCCAGGAA ATTCTTACCAAAGATTCGGTGACGGTTCTTGTGGACGGTGTGGTTTATTACCGAGTTCACAATGCCATCCTCTCTGTGACAAATATTACTTTGGCAGACTCGGCCACTCGGCTCCTGGCTCAGACCACATTGAGGAACGTTCTTGGGACCAAGAACCTCTCTCAGATCCTCTCTGACCGGGAGGAAATCGCCCACAGCATGCAG GCCACACTAGACGAAGCCACAGATGACTGGGGCATAAAGGTGGAGCGGGTAGAGATCAAAGATGTGAAGCTGCCCATCCAACTCCAGAGAGCCATGGCCGCTGAAGCAGAAGCTACCCGTGAAGCAAGAGCAAAG GTGATTGCAGCAGAAGGTGAAAGGAACGCCTCCCTGGCCttgaaggaagctgccttagtgaTCGCAGAGTctcctgcagccctccagctTCGCTACCTACAGACTCTGACCACTATTGCTGCTGAGAAGAACTCTACCATTGTATTTCCGCTGCCATTGGATATGCTGCAATGTCTCGCTGGAACAAAACGTTAA